A region from the Pseudomonas cucumis genome encodes:
- the tssB gene encoding type VI secretion system contractile sheath small subunit codes for MAESTQHKLDRVRPPRVQITYDVEIGNAIEKKELPLVVGILADLSGKPLEPLPKLNERRFTEIDRDNFNEVLASIGPRATLQVTNTLSGDDSKLNIELNFKHIDDFDPVKVVEQVTPLRRLFEARQRLRDLLTKLDGNDDLDKLLRDVIANTEGLQEIKSARPETAAPAPAGDSEAPAEPQA; via the coding sequence ATGGCAGAAAGTACTCAGCACAAGCTCGACAGGGTTCGCCCACCCCGGGTGCAAATCACCTACGACGTCGAAATCGGCAACGCCATCGAGAAGAAAGAATTGCCGTTGGTTGTCGGCATTCTCGCCGACCTCTCCGGCAAGCCTCTGGAGCCACTCCCGAAACTGAATGAACGGCGCTTCACCGAAATCGACCGCGACAACTTCAACGAAGTGCTCGCCTCGATCGGCCCGCGCGCCACCTTGCAGGTCACCAACACCCTCAGCGGCGACGACAGCAAACTCAACATCGAGCTCAACTTCAAACACATCGACGACTTCGACCCGGTCAAGGTGGTCGAGCAAGTGACTCCGCTGCGGCGTCTGTTCGAAGCCCGTCAGCGTCTGCGCGATCTGCTGACCAAGCTCGATGGCAACGATGATCTGGACAAGCTGTTGCGCGACGTCATCGCCAACACCGAGGGCCTGCAAGAGATCAAGTCTGCCCGTCCGGAAACCGCCGCTCCCGCTCCTGCTGGCGACAGCGAAGCACCGGCAGAACCGCAAGCCTGA
- a CDS encoding type VI secretion protein, whose protein sequence is MYARLFSLVLLLSLAGCSLFGPRVDLDNLTLDVAPRANDDTPIAVDFIAVNDADLLKQLSGITARQWFAEREQFQRDYRQLMTVWGLELVPGQFIDKQPFPLGGKRAAGLLVFASYNTPGAHRLRLDDQSNAWLKFDSREMTLVSDHPN, encoded by the coding sequence TTGTACGCACGTTTATTTTCTTTGGTTCTGCTCCTGTCGCTCGCCGGGTGTTCGTTGTTCGGGCCTCGTGTCGACCTCGATAACCTGACGCTGGACGTCGCACCCCGCGCCAACGATGACACCCCGATCGCGGTGGACTTCATCGCGGTGAACGACGCGGACCTGCTCAAGCAGTTGTCGGGCATCACCGCCCGGCAGTGGTTCGCCGAACGCGAGCAGTTTCAGCGCGACTACCGACAGCTGATGACCGTCTGGGGACTGGAGCTGGTACCCGGTCAATTCATCGACAAACAACCCTTCCCGCTGGGGGGCAAGCGGGCGGCTGGACTTTTAGTCTTCGCCAGCTATAACACTCCCGGAGCACACCGGTTACGGCTGGACGATCAGAGCAACGCCTGGCTCAAGTTCGACAGTCGCGAGATGACGCTGGTCAGCGACCACCCGAACTGA
- the tssK gene encoding type VI secretion system baseplate subunit TssK, translating to MSLLPDAVCWHEGMQLLPQHFQLQGLRAEALVAHFAQACNPWFWGVTRVEFDPSALSAGLVRLINLQATLPDGLPVNLQAGVGPMLELDVSEAIDATDNATVTVYLAISPLWRAGQLLPLKGRLQSVVGDALPDLTSGEYPESITVWRPNPRLCTQLNKADSVCLPLLRIRKEGGGFLQLPYTPPTPCLLPESVVGRRVAALCARAREKCMFLAGRLRQAQQAGNQDDALEIRRQLTALWARLPEVEGTLNSRVATPQALYGLLLGLAGAWSALDPLAGVPAFAPLDFLELQRGYEAVLDWLEKTLELIRAGYRSLAFERNEQFFSIQLPDDQPSQRLVIGLRMPNGASEQAASEWLRGAIIASQPHIAMLSRQRMSGLSHQAMSRNEQVAYSVGDDTRLFVVTAEGQWFDGQLPLLIAAPASKLASSPWQVVLFVAQASESA from the coding sequence ATGAGTCTGCTACCTGACGCGGTTTGCTGGCATGAGGGCATGCAGTTGTTGCCCCAGCATTTTCAGTTGCAAGGGCTGCGGGCCGAGGCGCTGGTGGCGCATTTCGCCCAGGCCTGTAATCCGTGGTTCTGGGGTGTGACTCGCGTTGAGTTCGATCCCTCGGCATTGAGCGCCGGGCTCGTACGACTGATCAATTTACAGGCGACCTTGCCGGACGGTTTGCCGGTCAATCTGCAGGCTGGTGTCGGGCCGATGCTGGAGCTCGACGTCAGTGAAGCGATCGACGCCACGGACAACGCCACCGTTACCGTTTACCTGGCGATCAGTCCGCTGTGGCGCGCCGGTCAATTGCTGCCGCTCAAGGGCCGATTGCAATCGGTGGTCGGCGACGCGTTGCCGGATCTCACGAGTGGCGAGTACCCGGAATCGATCACAGTCTGGCGTCCGAATCCGCGTTTGTGCACGCAGTTGAACAAGGCGGATTCGGTCTGCTTGCCGTTGCTGAGAATTCGCAAGGAGGGCGGCGGCTTTCTTCAGTTGCCGTACACCCCGCCGACGCCGTGCCTGTTGCCCGAGTCGGTAGTGGGTCGGCGCGTGGCGGCGCTGTGTGCCCGGGCGCGGGAGAAATGCATGTTCCTCGCCGGTCGTTTACGCCAGGCGCAGCAGGCCGGCAATCAGGACGATGCGCTGGAAATTCGCCGCCAGTTGACGGCGCTCTGGGCGCGGTTGCCGGAAGTCGAAGGCACGCTGAACAGTCGGGTGGCGACACCTCAGGCGCTGTATGGCTTGCTGCTCGGGTTGGCCGGCGCCTGGTCGGCGCTCGATCCATTGGCCGGTGTTCCGGCATTCGCTCCTTTGGATTTTCTTGAGTTGCAGCGCGGCTATGAGGCGGTGCTCGACTGGCTGGAAAAGACCCTCGAACTGATCCGCGCCGGTTATCGCAGCCTGGCATTCGAACGCAACGAACAGTTCTTCTCGATTCAATTGCCCGACGACCAGCCGAGCCAACGACTAGTCATCGGTTTGCGCATGCCCAACGGTGCCAGCGAGCAGGCCGCGAGCGAATGGTTGCGCGGGGCGATCATTGCGTCGCAGCCGCACATTGCGATGCTCAGTCGCCAGCGCATGAGCGGCCTGTCCCATCAGGCCATGAGTCGCAATGAACAAGTGGCCTACAGCGTCGGCGACGATACGCGGTTGTTTGTGGTGACGGCCGAAGGCCAATGGTTCGACGGGCAGTTGCCGTTGCTGATTGCCGCACCGGCTTCGAAGCTGGCCAGCAGTCCATGGCAAGTGGTGTTGTTTGTGGCCCAGGCGAGTGAAAGTGCTTGA
- a CDS encoding DotU family type IV/VI secretion system protein, with translation MSEGNVGSGARGLYEAPLSSAFRQAWQQWSQDWNQLPKDSEDEALVEAVVELSTQISQRLWRTAFAKVGDAATEQVKALVYAFVALVDETLLFTPWPGQSAWQEKPLESRLYASRQAGERIPLAIKELLDEQIPTTRDLANVYLQCLVLGFQGRLRGEQNQAQHEKWRLALFTFAWQHEADYADVSVRLEQPSAVPPMQLPVRLSLPDGFRLGLGILAMVLLLTGLGQLFWRDIRLELEPVLQMTDSVTVSEQDS, from the coding sequence ATGTCTGAGGGCAATGTCGGGTCGGGTGCACGAGGTCTTTACGAAGCGCCGCTGAGCAGTGCTTTTCGCCAGGCCTGGCAGCAATGGTCCCAGGACTGGAACCAGTTGCCCAAGGACAGCGAGGACGAGGCACTGGTGGAAGCGGTGGTCGAACTGTCCACGCAAATCTCCCAACGACTGTGGCGAACCGCATTCGCCAAAGTCGGTGACGCCGCCACCGAGCAAGTCAAGGCGCTGGTCTATGCCTTTGTCGCGCTGGTCGATGAAACCTTGCTGTTCACGCCGTGGCCGGGCCAGTCGGCCTGGCAGGAAAAACCCTTGGAGTCGCGGCTGTACGCCAGCCGTCAGGCCGGTGAACGGATACCGTTGGCGATCAAGGAACTGCTGGACGAGCAGATCCCCACCACTCGCGATCTGGCCAACGTCTATTTGCAATGTCTGGTGCTGGGGTTTCAGGGACGTCTGCGCGGTGAACAGAATCAGGCCCAGCATGAAAAATGGCGCTTGGCGCTGTTCACTTTTGCCTGGCAGCACGAGGCGGATTATGCAGACGTCAGTGTCCGGCTCGAACAGCCTTCGGCGGTGCCACCGATGCAATTGCCGGTGCGCCTTTCGTTGCCCGACGGTTTTCGCCTGGGCCTGGGGATTCTCGCCATGGTCCTGCTGCTGACCGGGTTGGGGCAGTTGTTCTGGCGTGACATTCGCCTGGAACTCGAACCGGTCTTGCAGATGACCGATTCCGTGACCGTCTCGGAGCAAGACTCATGA
- a CDS encoding type VI secretion system protein, whose translation MSTLGIIGLIIAVLLVLAIVGVAVWWLRTQSGAAIRSFYLAVRHMEQEQGAQDRYQIPWLLMLGNETQGTQLCTQWRLQPTDKPAWFGRWWSDPEGAVLVVPQALFLPDEGMNLQRGGWWRLLGLILRLRSQRPLDGVIWTVPISRLGNVEQAATLGLAARRRFIDLLQRFGLSLPVYVVITGMEELPGFQELITALPVETRERTLGWSSPHGPDAVWQAQWSDQALDQVTRALAESIIEIGALSGQLSTELYGLPERFEALRRHLQSLLEPVFQGNAQGEAPRFRGIYFTANQPSEDSVDGFSAYDTGLQQSAFARQLWQRRVVAERGLAQVVPRLLRLRQRWQRVTGGVALVVALVWGAGMLWVWQDSVKEAHELSRLLQGAQKNYAAVTDESHRLESTRRNVQGFWRVLEKAPGWSFTSVVFPTSWFSSLDAQLASELRLTAQSHLMLPLRDLLSAELAQLKTIRNTERRGNVESEDPAQWQNYVKAKDLVERAVNLEQQNQWFSQALNNPKAPLEDLVLLSNNALSLNLNVGTLHRAGFYNRALFDADGSDLRPLDLTVERPVIEENFLGLMERWLDQYFLADNFVRQAGYLKLHLERLEAGSGNSLTELEDLRALVDDLQAVIGLTNSAWGRGKGQDLVPGYRELLDNVRKSALLGPQLEQQLEMQAAKLQQSFRDQWIVQAGSRDNLLIQQGSGQLVLQEHVVQLNNAVQALFKRDFVAIALHADRSEAPNGQGQGVDGDDLDSALNYFASYKSYAAEELPRIPPAYRGALLQAAEGAVVKAMLSSLREHNAQVHSGVFNVQASQAIALQKAFIEVRRSDLATRFQTALNRRALAEIVSGLDEIVAQPLFSGRAEISQWDGSKNLGLQLYGANDVQDLKLSLKQQFNTMLGITERRTSALEWLKVQQQNLSALDYERVTQFNALNDDLLKYKEQNPASSPAQIEQLVSRDFIEMDATSCGQILQTANLSAGRGTLALRAVDLQQTAMQRCQFLQQQQAAAAWNDLANYFNQYLAERFPFANGLQAPDADPARVQHLLELIDKRLPVAQAGLLLSQTPERLAAEDFLNRLKQASTWLGPMFVRDKSGVLGLEMDVRWRTDREEERGADQVIAWGLNAGNQQLSYPGEPQQNLRWMVGQPIRLTLRWARNGYQRPANDPLQPSLVVRDLEAGWEYSGPWSLLRLMRSHVSVQRQPNMDYTDFPLTLRLPVTTQSSTTTAEQTLMFVRLSLMTQGSKLPLSIQPLPTRAPRSPFMVTRSTAAIESNKEGL comes from the coding sequence ATGAGCACGCTGGGGATTATCGGCCTCATCATCGCCGTGCTGTTGGTGCTGGCGATTGTCGGGGTGGCGGTCTGGTGGTTGCGCACGCAAAGCGGGGCGGCGATTCGCAGTTTTTACCTGGCGGTGCGGCACATGGAGCAGGAGCAGGGCGCCCAGGACCGCTACCAGATTCCATGGCTGCTGATGCTCGGCAACGAAACCCAGGGCACTCAGTTATGTACTCAGTGGCGCTTGCAGCCCACCGACAAACCGGCCTGGTTCGGTCGCTGGTGGTCGGACCCTGAAGGGGCGGTATTGGTGGTGCCACAGGCGCTGTTTTTGCCGGATGAAGGTATGAACCTGCAACGGGGCGGCTGGTGGCGCTTGCTGGGATTGATCCTGCGTTTGCGCAGCCAACGTCCGCTGGACGGAGTGATCTGGACGGTGCCGATCAGTCGACTGGGCAACGTCGAGCAAGCCGCGACCCTCGGGTTGGCGGCGCGTCGACGCTTCATCGATCTGTTGCAACGGTTCGGGCTGAGCTTGCCGGTGTACGTGGTCATTACCGGCATGGAAGAGTTACCGGGCTTTCAGGAGCTGATCACTGCGCTGCCCGTCGAGACCCGCGAACGCACGCTGGGTTGGTCCTCGCCCCACGGACCCGATGCGGTCTGGCAGGCGCAATGGAGCGATCAGGCGCTGGATCAGGTTACTCGGGCCTTGGCGGAATCGATCATCGAAATCGGCGCCTTGTCCGGGCAGTTGAGCACTGAGCTGTATGGTTTGCCGGAACGCTTCGAAGCCTTGCGGCGCCATCTGCAAAGCCTGCTGGAGCCGGTTTTCCAGGGCAATGCTCAAGGCGAGGCCCCGCGTTTTCGCGGTATTTATTTCACGGCCAATCAGCCCTCGGAAGACAGCGTCGACGGATTTTCCGCCTACGACACCGGGTTGCAGCAGAGCGCCTTCGCCCGGCAATTGTGGCAGCGGCGGGTGGTCGCCGAGCGCGGTCTGGCCCAGGTGGTGCCGCGTCTGTTACGCCTGCGTCAACGCTGGCAGCGCGTGACCGGTGGGGTGGCGCTGGTGGTCGCGTTGGTCTGGGGCGCGGGCATGCTGTGGGTCTGGCAGGATTCGGTCAAGGAGGCCCATGAACTGTCGCGCCTGCTGCAGGGGGCGCAGAAAAACTACGCGGCGGTCACCGATGAATCTCATCGGCTGGAGTCGACCCGGCGCAACGTCCAGGGTTTCTGGCGGGTGCTGGAAAAGGCGCCGGGCTGGAGCTTCACCTCAGTGGTGTTTCCGACCTCCTGGTTCTCTTCGTTGGATGCGCAGTTGGCGAGCGAGTTGCGCCTGACAGCCCAGAGCCATTTGATGCTGCCGTTGCGCGACCTGTTGAGCGCGGAGCTGGCGCAACTCAAGACCATCCGCAACACCGAACGACGGGGCAACGTCGAAAGCGAAGATCCGGCCCAATGGCAAAACTACGTCAAGGCCAAGGATCTGGTGGAGCGCGCGGTGAATCTGGAGCAGCAGAACCAGTGGTTCAGTCAGGCGCTGAACAACCCCAAGGCGCCCCTTGAAGACCTGGTGTTGCTGAGCAACAACGCGTTGTCGCTGAACCTCAACGTCGGCACTTTGCACCGCGCCGGTTTTTACAACCGGGCATTGTTCGATGCCGATGGCAGCGACTTGCGACCTCTCGACCTGACCGTCGAGCGCCCGGTGATCGAGGAAAATTTCCTCGGGCTCATGGAGCGCTGGCTGGATCAGTATTTCCTGGCCGACAATTTCGTGCGCCAGGCCGGTTATCTCAAGCTGCATCTGGAACGGCTGGAGGCCGGCAGTGGTAACTCCCTCACCGAGCTCGAGGATTTGCGAGCGCTGGTCGATGACCTGCAAGCCGTGATCGGCTTGACGAATTCGGCGTGGGGCCGTGGTAAAGGCCAGGACCTGGTGCCTGGCTATCGCGAGTTGCTGGACAACGTGCGCAAAAGCGCCTTGCTCGGACCGCAACTGGAACAACAGTTGGAAATGCAGGCGGCCAAGCTGCAACAGAGCTTTCGCGATCAATGGATCGTCCAGGCCGGCTCCCGGGACAATTTATTGATTCAGCAAGGCAGCGGGCAACTGGTCTTGCAGGAACATGTGGTGCAGCTGAACAACGCGGTACAGGCGTTGTTCAAACGTGACTTTGTGGCCATCGCCTTACACGCGGATCGCTCCGAAGCCCCGAATGGGCAAGGGCAGGGCGTTGATGGCGACGACCTCGACAGTGCGCTGAACTATTTCGCCAGCTATAAGAGTTACGCCGCTGAAGAGCTGCCGCGCATTCCCCCGGCGTATCGAGGAGCCTTGCTGCAAGCGGCCGAAGGCGCGGTGGTCAAGGCCATGTTGTCGAGCCTGCGCGAGCACAATGCTCAGGTCCATAGCGGCGTTTTCAATGTGCAGGCCTCCCAGGCGATTGCCTTGCAGAAAGCCTTTATCGAGGTGCGCCGCAGCGATCTGGCCACGCGTTTTCAAACTGCCTTGAACCGCCGCGCCCTGGCCGAAATCGTCAGCGGCCTCGACGAAATCGTCGCCCAGCCGCTGTTCAGCGGGCGCGCCGAAATCAGCCAATGGGACGGCTCGAAAAACCTCGGCCTGCAACTGTATGGCGCCAACGACGTGCAGGATTTGAAACTGAGCCTCAAGCAGCAATTCAACACCATGCTCGGCATCACCGAGCGACGCACCTCGGCGCTGGAATGGCTGAAAGTCCAGCAACAGAACCTCTCGGCGCTGGATTATGAACGCGTGACACAGTTCAATGCGCTCAACGACGATCTGCTCAAGTACAAGGAGCAGAACCCCGCCAGTTCGCCGGCGCAGATCGAACAATTGGTCAGTCGCGACTTTATCGAAATGGACGCCACGTCCTGCGGCCAGATCCTGCAAACCGCCAACCTGTCTGCCGGACGCGGAACATTGGCGTTGCGGGCGGTGGATTTGCAACAAACCGCCATGCAACGCTGCCAGTTCCTGCAACAGCAACAGGCGGCGGCAGCGTGGAACGACCTGGCCAATTATTTCAATCAGTACCTGGCGGAACGCTTTCCGTTTGCCAATGGCCTTCAAGCCCCCGACGCTGATCCGGCCAGGGTCCAGCATTTGCTGGAGCTGATCGACAAGCGTTTGCCGGTGGCGCAGGCCGGATTGTTGCTGAGCCAGACCCCGGAGCGCTTGGCCGCCGAAGACTTTCTCAATCGTCTGAAGCAAGCCAGCACCTGGCTGGGCCCGATGTTTGTACGCGACAAGAGCGGTGTGCTGGGGCTGGAGATGGACGTGCGCTGGCGCACTGATCGAGAGGAAGAGCGCGGTGCCGATCAGGTGATTGCCTGGGGCTTGAATGCCGGTAATCAACAGCTCAGCTATCCCGGCGAGCCCCAGCAGAACCTGCGCTGGATGGTCGGTCAACCGATTCGGCTGACCTTGCGTTGGGCCCGAAATGGCTACCAGCGCCCGGCCAACGATCCGTTACAGCCGAGCCTGGTAGTGCGGGATCTGGAAGCGGGCTGGGAGTACAGCGGGCCGTGGTCGTTATTGCGCTTGATGCGCTCGCACGTGTCGGTGCAACGCCAGCCGAACATGGACTACACGGACTTTCCGTTGACCTTGCGCCTGCCCGTGACGACCCAGTCCAGCACCACCACCGCCGAGCAAACCCTGATGTTTGTGCGCCTGTCGTTGATGACCCAGGGCTCGAAATTGCCGCTGTCCATTCAGCCCTTGCCAACCCGGGCCCCGCGCTCACCGTTCATGGTGACGAGGTCGACCGCGGCTATCGAATCTAATAAGGAGGGCCTGTGA
- the tssA gene encoding type VI secretion system protein TssA yields MNQPSTPLPELITQLLEPISVESPCGQDLRYEPEFDRLRELRREDDTSLPTGVWQSSIKRAQWPELEKLTTSLLLERSKDLMLSAWLGEAWLHQDGLEGLPGSLALIAGLCERYPEHLHPQAEDGDQSWRVIPLEWLARRYAEVLLTRVPLFEPRNNEFDGFCLDAWRRLQLQQVLASDSKAAKTSAENARNEQKKLTEQIRATPLSFWLRSQGTLLLSQQHLQRLEIWSDAYLGNQAPGFKALQDVIEALLTLVQEFIAMHPRKPTPAPVETPAVATASPAAVPDIVPAPQAFSEPANREEAYRQLLLIAEYLARTEPHSPVPYLIKRGVEWGNKPLSELLGELISADAESRRLWTLLGVL; encoded by the coding sequence GTGAATCAACCTTCAACGCCGTTGCCGGAATTGATCACCCAACTGCTCGAACCGATCAGCGTGGAGTCCCCCTGTGGCCAGGACCTGCGTTATGAGCCTGAGTTCGACCGGTTGCGCGAACTGCGCCGTGAGGACGACACCAGTTTGCCCACGGGGGTGTGGCAGTCGTCGATCAAGCGTGCCCAATGGCCGGAACTGGAAAAACTGACCACCAGCCTGCTGCTCGAACGCAGCAAGGATTTGATGCTCAGTGCCTGGCTGGGTGAGGCCTGGCTGCATCAGGACGGGCTCGAAGGGTTGCCGGGCAGCCTGGCGCTGATTGCCGGCTTATGTGAGCGCTATCCCGAGCACCTGCACCCACAGGCTGAGGACGGCGATCAGTCATGGCGGGTGATACCGCTCGAATGGCTGGCTCGACGCTACGCTGAAGTGCTGCTGACCCGAGTGCCATTGTTCGAGCCGCGCAACAACGAGTTCGATGGCTTCTGTCTGGATGCCTGGCGCCGGTTGCAACTGCAACAGGTGCTGGCCAGCGACAGTAAAGCGGCCAAAACCTCGGCCGAGAACGCGCGTAACGAACAGAAAAAACTCACCGAACAGATTCGCGCCACGCCGTTGTCATTCTGGTTGCGCAGCCAGGGCACGCTGCTGCTCAGCCAGCAGCACCTGCAACGCCTGGAGATTTGGAGCGACGCGTATCTCGGCAATCAGGCTCCAGGCTTCAAAGCATTGCAGGATGTGATCGAAGCGTTGTTGACGCTGGTTCAGGAGTTCATCGCCATGCATCCACGAAAACCAACCCCGGCGCCTGTCGAAACGCCTGCGGTGGCGACAGCAAGCCCGGCCGCCGTGCCGGACATCGTCCCGGCACCACAGGCGTTCAGCGAGCCGGCGAATCGTGAAGAGGCGTACCGGCAATTGCTGTTGATCGCCGAGTACCTGGCGCGCACCGAACCCCACAGCCCGGTGCCCTATTTGATCAAGCGGGGCGTGGAGTGGGGCAACAAACCCCTGAGCGAGCTGCTTGGAGAGCTGATCAGCGCCGATGCCGAATCCCGGCGTCTGTGGACGTTGTTGGGCGTTCTTTAG
- a CDS encoding 2-hydroxyacid dehydrogenase, giving the protein MTATVLVLVETINEYLPILEHQGFHLILAPTPAERAVAIARQGSQIDAVLTRGPLGLRADEIAALPNLKIICVIGAGYEHVDLQAAADRGITVTNGAGVNASSVADHAMALLLALVRDIPRADAAVRRGEWPKIMRPSLAGKRLGILGLGAVGIAIAKRAANGFDMSVSYHNRQHRSDVPYSFCSTPTELARHSDFLIVAAPGGLGTQHLINRQVLDALGPNGFIVNIARASVIVTADLISALEQRRIAGAALDVFDNEPQVPDAFKRLANVILTPHVAGLSPEATQGTVELVGKNLTAFFSGQPVLTPIALPPPNAAIQHNH; this is encoded by the coding sequence ATGACCGCAACTGTTCTGGTACTGGTTGAAACCATTAATGAATACCTGCCGATTCTCGAACATCAGGGGTTTCATCTGATCCTGGCCCCGACCCCGGCCGAGCGCGCCGTCGCCATTGCCCGACAGGGCAGTCAGATCGATGCGGTGCTGACGCGCGGTCCATTGGGCCTGCGCGCCGATGAAATTGCCGCCCTGCCCAACCTCAAGATCATCTGCGTGATCGGCGCCGGTTACGAACACGTCGACCTGCAAGCCGCCGCCGACCGCGGCATCACCGTCACCAACGGGGCCGGCGTCAATGCCTCTTCCGTCGCCGACCACGCCATGGCGTTGCTGCTGGCACTGGTGCGCGATATTCCTCGGGCCGATGCTGCCGTGCGTCGGGGCGAGTGGCCGAAAATCATGCGCCCTTCCCTGGCCGGCAAACGCCTGGGCATCCTCGGCCTTGGGGCTGTCGGCATCGCTATCGCCAAACGTGCCGCCAACGGCTTCGACATGAGCGTGAGTTACCACAACCGCCAGCATCGCAGCGACGTGCCCTATAGCTTCTGCTCGACGCCGACCGAACTGGCGCGCCACTCGGATTTCCTGATAGTCGCCGCTCCCGGCGGGCTCGGCACCCAACACTTGATCAATAGACAGGTACTCGACGCTCTAGGGCCCAATGGATTTATCGTCAACATCGCCCGGGCCAGCGTGATCGTCACGGCAGACCTGATCAGCGCGCTGGAACAGCGACGGATCGCCGGCGCCGCCCTGGATGTCTTCGATAACGAACCCCAGGTGCCGGACGCCTTCAAGCGGTTGGCCAATGTGATTCTGACTCCGCATGTCGCCGGATTGTCCCCGGAGGCTACCCAAGGCACTGTGGAACTGGTCGGCAAAAACCTGACGGCGTTTTTTTCCGGTCAACCGGTCCTGACCCCCATTGCTTTACCGCCGCCGAACGCAGCCATCCAGCACAATCACTAA
- a CDS encoding serine/threonine transporter has translation MNDQANSVDERYVAATPASLASWNRHDTTWMLGLFGTAIGAGTLFLPINAGLGGFWPLLILAVLAFPMTFYAHRGLTRFVLSGREGADITEVVEEHFGIKAGALITLLYFFAIFPILLIYSVALTNTVGSFLEHQLHIMPPPRAVLSFVLILGLLAVVRCGEQVIVKAMSLMVYPFIVALLFLAVFLVPHWNGGILSTATTLPESSALLHTLWLAIPVMVFSFNHSPIISAFAVDQKRRYGAHAEERSSQILSRAHILMVVMVLFFVFSCVLTLSPAQLAQAKAQNLSILSYLANHFSNPTIAFAAPLIAFVAISKSFLGHYIGASEGLKGLIVKSGKRPAPKTLDRMTAAFMLVVCWIVATLNPSILGMIETLGGPIIAAILFLMPMYAIRKVPAMARFRGQASNVFVTAVGLVAISALIYSLTA, from the coding sequence ATGAATGATCAGGCCAATAGCGTCGACGAACGCTATGTAGCGGCAACACCAGCGAGCCTCGCAAGCTGGAATCGCCATGACACCACCTGGATGCTGGGCCTGTTTGGCACGGCAATCGGGGCTGGTACCCTGTTTTTGCCGATCAACGCGGGGCTGGGCGGCTTCTGGCCGCTGCTGATCCTGGCAGTGCTGGCGTTCCCCATGACGTTTTACGCCCACCGTGGCCTGACCCGCTTTGTGTTGTCCGGCCGCGAAGGCGCCGACATCACCGAAGTGGTGGAAGAACATTTCGGCATCAAGGCCGGCGCGTTGATCACATTGCTGTATTTCTTCGCGATCTTCCCGATCCTGCTGATCTACAGCGTGGCCCTGACCAACACGGTGGGCAGTTTCCTCGAACATCAACTGCACATCATGCCGCCACCGCGCGCCGTGTTGTCGTTCGTATTGATTCTCGGCCTGCTGGCAGTGGTGCGTTGCGGTGAGCAGGTGATCGTCAAGGCCATGAGCCTGATGGTCTATCCGTTCATCGTCGCGCTGCTGTTCCTGGCGGTGTTCCTGGTTCCGCACTGGAATGGCGGCATCCTCAGCACCGCGACCACACTGCCTGAGTCGTCGGCGCTGCTGCACACCCTGTGGCTGGCGATTCCGGTGATGGTGTTCTCGTTCAACCACTCGCCGATCATCTCGGCGTTCGCGGTGGACCAGAAGCGTCGCTACGGCGCGCATGCCGAAGAGCGCAGCTCGCAGATCCTGTCCCGCGCCCACATCTTGATGGTGGTGATGGTGCTGTTCTTCGTCTTCAGCTGCGTGCTGACCCTGTCGCCGGCGCAACTGGCGCAAGCCAAGGCGCAGAACCTGTCGATCCTGTCGTACCTGGCCAACCACTTCAGTAACCCGACCATCGCCTTCGCGGCGCCGTTGATTGCCTTCGTGGCCATTTCCAAGTCGTTCCTGGGCCACTACATTGGCGCCAGCGAAGGCTTGAAGGGCCTGATCGTCAAGAGCGGCAAACGCCCGGCACCGAAGACGCTGGATCGCATGACCGCGGCGTTCATGCTGGTGGTCTGCTGGATCGTTGCCACGCTGAACCCGAGCATTCTCGGCATGATCGAAACCCTCGGTGGCCCGATCATCGCCGCGATCCTGTTCCTGATGCCGATGTACGCGATCCGCAAGGTTCCGGCCATGGCGCGTTTTCGTGGTCAGGCGTCCAATGTCTTCGTGACGGCGGTGGGCCTGGTGGCGATTTCGGCGTTGATCTATTCACTGACGGCCTGA